Genomic segment of Nocardiopsis mwathae:
GCGGCCTGACGGGCGAGACGGCCCGTCTCGAAGCGGATGGTACGGGTGCCGAAGCGGCCGTTGTCGATGACGGCTTCGGCGGAATACGCGCCCTCCATGGGCGACCTCCTACTACACGGTTGTCAACAATGAGGTCCCGCGTCCGTACCCCGGAGAGTGTGGTGATCGTCGTCGAGCTGACGTCTCAACCGGTCGGCGCTGCGTGCGCGGACGGCCCCTGACGACCGGTCATCGATCGAAGTCCTCGGCACGCCTCCGCTGGGGGGCGGGCCGAAGACCACTACCGAGGACCGGCCTCGACGCGGCAGCCGAGGAGAGGACCGCGGGAACACTGCGTTCTCGATGAAGTTGTCACGTGCGGACGCCCCGGCCGGCGGGACCCGGCGGCTGCGCCGCACGCGGCCGCCACTGCGGACGATACTCCCTGGCCACAGCGGCGGGCGTCACATCACACACTACTAAGAAAGGGAGCGGCCGAGGCCACTCCCTCACGTCACCGCCTAGCGGCGCAAGCCGAGGCGCTCGATGAGCTGGCGGTAGTTGTTGATGTCCTTCTTGGCGATGTACTTGAGAAGGCGGCGACGGCGGCCGACCATCAGCAGCAGGCCGCGGCGGCTGTGGTGGTCGTGCTTGTGCGTCTTCAGGTGCTCGGTGAGCTCGGTGATGCGGTGCGTCAGCAGCGCGACCTGCACCTCCGGCGAACCGGTGTCACCCTCGCCGGTGCCGTACTCGGCGATGATGTTCTGCTTGGTGGCGGCGTCGATCGACACGTCGCTCCCTTTTCATTGTCGTCGGTACGCGGGCATGGGAATGCTCCGCACTTGAGGGCGGAGCGCAGCCGCGGTGACCGCGCGTACGAACAGTCACCGTCATGAGGATCCGGACCCCGATCCGGGGAGACCCCGGGCGGTTCCCGCCGCGGCCGCTTCTGCGCACCGATGGCGCCGGTCACGGCCTGGATCCTCGCGTCTACCCGACGGAGTCTACCGCAAACGGCGAGGTCACCCGACATCCGACGAACCGGGCTCCGCTGCCATGAGCTCGCGGGCCGTGGCGACGTCCCCGCGCATCGCCTCGATCAGCTCGTCGACCGAGTCGAAGCGCAGCTGGCCCCGGATGTGGTGGACGAATTCGATGGCCATGGCCTCGCCGTAGAGGTCGAGGTCGTCCCGGTCCAGGGCGTAGGCCTCGACCGTGCGCGGGCTGCCCTCGAAGGTGGGGTTGGTACCCACGGAGATCGCGGCCGGCCAGCACGACTCGGCGTGCTCCCCCGGAGCGGTCCGCAGCAGCCACCCGGCATAGACCCCGTCGGCCGGGATCGCGGTGTGCTCGGGGCAGTCCAGGTTGGCCGTGGGGAAGCCGAGCAGCTCGCGCCCGCGCGCCGCGCCGTGCACGATCACGCCCTCGACCCGGTGCGGCCGCCCCAGCTCGGCCCGTGCCCCGGCCACGTCGCCGGCGGCCAGGCAGCGGCGGATCAGCGTCGAGGTGATGGTGTCGGCGTCGGCCACCAGCCGCACGCCCTCGGTACTGAAGTCGTACTTCTCACCGAGCGTCTGCAGCACGGCCACGTCGCCGGCGGCCCTGTGGCCGAACCGGAAGTTCTCCCCGACGACCACGGCCGCGGTGTGCAGCCGGTCCACCAGGGCGTGCTGGACGAACTCCTCGGCCGACAGCCGGGACAGCTCCACGGTGAAGGGCAGCACGCACACCGCGTCGGCCCCGTGCTCGGCCAGCAGCTCGGCCTTGCGGTCGGCCGAGGTGAGGACGGCCGGGTGCGGCACCCCGCGGACGACCGAGTCGGGGTGCGGTTCGAAGGTGACGACCACGACCGGCAGATCCATGCGCCGGGCCTGCTCGACCGCCGTCCGCAGGATGGTCTGGTGACCGCGGTGCACGCCGTCGAAGACCCCGATGGTCACAACGGACCGGCCCCAATCCGGGGGTATCTCCTCCAGTCCGCGCCAGCGCCGCACGTCAAACAGCTCCCCTCAAGAACAGGTGCCCGCCGCGATATCGGCGGAAAGTCCCGGATCAAACGGTACCGCTCCCGCCGCCGCACCGTTCCCCACGCCGCCCCGGCCCTCGCGGCGATCTCGGAGACATCGGGATGGACAGCGCCCGCACGACCCCGGACGGCTCCGAGATCGACAGGACGTGCGCGCGGGTCAGGCTCCGGCCGGCTCGAACACGACGATGGGCTTGCTGTAGCCGCGGGTGTCCTCGGCGAGCGCGACGACGGTGCCGTCCGGCGCGAACAGGCCGATCGGCCCGGGCCCCGACTCGCCCGGGGCGATGCGGTTGCCGTGCGCGACCTTCCGGGTCTCGGCCGCACTGAGGACGCGCACCGGGAACGCCGCCGCCACCGCCTGGGCCAGCGGCAGCGCGCTGAACTCCGCGGCGAGCCCGTCCAGGGTCCGGGCCTGGGACAGGTCGTAGGGGCCGACCCGGGTACGGCGCAGCGCGGTGAGGTGCCCGCCGACTCCCAGCGAGGCGCCCAGGTCGCGGGCGAGCGCGCGGATGTAGGTGCCGCTGGAGCAGGTGACGCGGGCGTCGACGTCGATCAGCGCGCCCTCGGCATCGGGCACCCGCCGGATGTCGCCGAGTGCGAACTCCGACACGGTCACCGTGCGCGCCGCGAGCTCGACGGTCTCCCCCGCGCGGGCCGACTTGTACGCCCGCTTGCCGTTCACCTTGATCGCGCTGACCTGCGGCGGTACCTGCTCGATCGCGCCGGTCAGCGCTGCCGCGGCGGCGCGGATCGGCTCGTCGCCGACACCGGAGGCGTCCACCCGCGCCCCGGGTTCGCCCTCGGCGTCGTCGGTCGTGGTGGCCAGGCCCAACCGGATGGTGGCCTCGTAGACCTTCTCGGTCAGGGCGAGGTGGCCGAGCAGCTTGGTGCCCTTCTCGATCCCCAGGACCAGCACTCCGGTGGCCATCGGGTCGAGTGTCCCGGCGTGGCCGACCTTCCGGGTTCCGGCCAGACGCCGGACCCGCGCGACGACGTCGTGCGACGTCCAGTCGGCGGGCTTGTCGACGATGACGACGCCACTGTCTGCCATGTGAGTCACGGGTTCCTCGTCGTGCGTGGATTCCTCGGGATGGAACGGCGTCGCACCGGGCGCGACGGCACCCGGTGCGACATGAGGTGCGCTACTCCTCGTCGGGCTCGCGCGGCGTCTTGTAGGGGTCGGCGTCACCGGCGGGGGTGGCGTTGGTCGCCGCCCGCGCCACCTCGGCGTCCGACTGCCGGGCCTTGGTCAGCAACTCTTCGATGTGCTGGGCGTTCTGCTGCACCTCGTCCAGCTCGAAGGCGAGGCTGGGGGTGTGCCGCAGCCCGGTCTGGCGACCGACCTCGGACCGGATCACGCCCTTGGCGCTCTCCAGCGCGGCGGCCGTGCCGGCCTTGTCCTCCTCCGCGCCGAACACCGTGTAGTACACCGTGGCGTCGCGCAGGTCGTTGGTGAGTCGTGCGTCGGTGACGGTGACGAAACCCAGACGCGGGTCCTTGATGCGGCGCTCCAGCATCTCCGCCACGATCCGCTGGATCCGGTCGGCGAGCTTGCGCGCCCGTGCGGCGTCAACCATGGTTACTTTCTTCCTCTGAGCTGAAGAGCCGCTGTCTCGCGGAGAGCAGCTCGATCTCTGGGCGTCCCGCGACGAATCGCTCGCAGGAGTCCATGACCTCCGCGCAGTGCGCGGCCGTGGATGCGGCGACGGCGACGCCTATCTCACAACGTCGGTAGAGATGCTGGTCGCCGGTTTCGGCGACCGACACGGAGAACTTCCGCCGCAGCTCGGCCACGATGGGCCGGACCACGGACCGCTTCTCCTTGAGGGAGCGGACGTCGCCGAGGAGGATGTCGAGCGTCAGTGCTCCGACGAACAACCGTCCGCCCCGTGCCGTACGAGCCGAGTTTCGCGATCTCGCTGTCATATGTGGGCCGCCTTGACGGCGCGGCCGAGCCGAGAAGGAGGGGATCCGAACAACGCGACCGACGGACCCGACCCCGGCTCGCGCCGGGGTCGGACCTCGTCGTGTGTCAGTTCACCGCCCGGTCAGTCACGCGGCTTCTCCTGCATCTCGTACGTCTCGACGACGTCGCCGATGCGGAGATCGTTGTAACCGAGGCCGATACCACACTCGAAGCCGTCGCGGACCTCGGTGGCGTCGTCCTTGAACCGTCGCAGCGACTCGACCGTGAGGTTCTCCGAGATGACCACACCCTCGCGGATGAGGCGTGCCTTGGCGTTCCTCCGGATGATGCCGCCGCGGACGATCGAACCGGCGATGTTGCCGATCTTCGGCACCTTGAAGACCTCGCGGATCTCCGCGGAACCGAGCTGGACCTCCTCGTAGACGGGCTTGAGGAGCCCCTTGACGGCCGCTTCGACCTCGTCGATGGCCTGGTAGATGACCGAGTAGTAGCGGATGTCGACGCCCATGCGGTCGGCGAGCTCGCTGTTCTTGCCCTCCGGCCGGACGTTGAACCCGACGATGATGGCGCTCGCGGAAGCGGCCAGGTTGATGTCGTTCTGCGTGATCGCACCGACACCGCGGCCGATGACCCGGATGGCCACCTCGTCGCCGCCGGCGTCGATCTTGAGCAGCGACTCTTCCAGGGCCTCGACCGAACCGGACGTGTCGCCCTTGATGAGCAGGAGCAGCTCGTTGCGCTCCCCCTCCTCCAGGGTCTTCTGCCAGTTGTCGAGGGTGACCCGGCGGCTGGACCGCGCCTGCTGGGCGAAGCGCTCGCGCGCCTCGCGCTGCTGGGCGATCTGCCGCGCCACCCGGTCGTCCTTGACGACCAGGAAGTTGTCACCGGCGCTGGGCACGTTGGTCAGACCGAGCACCTGGACCGGGCGCGACGGCTCGGCGGCCTCGACGTTGCCGCCGTGCTCGTCGAGCATGGCCCGGACGCGACCGTAGGCGTCGCCGCAGACGATCGAGTCACCGACGTTCAGCGTGCCCCGCTGGACCAGCACCGTGGCCATGGAGCCGCGGCCGCGGTCCAGGTAGGCCTCGATCGCCAGACCCTGGGCCTCCATGTCGGGGTTGGCCCGGAGGTCGAGCGCGGCGTCGGAGGTCAGCACGACCGCCTCCAGCAGGGCATCGATGTTCTCGCCCTTGAGGGCGGAGATGTCGACGAACTGCACGTCACCGCCGTACTCCTCGGTGACCACGCCGTACTCGGTGAGCTGGGCGCGGACCTTCTGCGGGTCGGCCCCCTCGACGTCGATCTTGTTGACCGCGACGACGATCGGGACGTCGGCCGCCTTGGCGTGGTCGATGGCCTCCGCCGTCTGCGGCTTCACACCGTCGTCGGCCGCGACCACCAGGATGGCGATGTCGGTGGCCTGCGCACCGCGGGCACGCATGGCGGTGAACGCCTCGTGACCCGGGGTGTCGATGAAGGTGATCTTGCGCTCTTCACCGTCGACCGTGGTCGCGACCTGGTAGGCACCGATGTGCTGGGTGATGCCGCCGGCCTCGCCGCTGACCACGTTGCTGTTCCGGATGGTGTCCAGCAGGCGGGTCTTACCGTGGTCGACGTGGCCCATGACGGTGACCACCGGCGGACGCGGACGCAGATCCTCGTCGGTGCCGCTGTCCTCGCCGAACTCGATGGAGAACGACTCCAGCAGCTCGCGGTCCTCGTCCTCGGGGCTGACGACCTCGACGACGTACTTCAGCTCCTCACCGAGCAGCTGCAGGGTCTCGTCGGGCAGCGACTGGGTCGCGGTGACCATCTCACCCAGGTGCATCATGACCTGGACCAGCGACGCCGGGTTGACGTCGATCTTGTCGCCGAAGTCCGACAGGGACGCGCCGCGGGACAGGCGGATGACCTGGCCGTTGCCGCTCGGGATCTTGACGCCGCCGAAGCTGGGCGCACCGAGCTCGTTGAACTCTTGGCGCCGCTGCTTCTTGGACTTGCGCGCACGGCCCGGACGGCCGCCGGGTCGCCCGAAGGCACCCGCGGTACCGCCGCCGCGGCCACGGCCGCCGCCAGGACGGCCGGCGAAGCCGCCCGGACGCGGGCCGCCGCCACCGCCGCCGAAGCCGCCGGGACGGGCACCGCCACCGGGGCCGCCGCGACCGCCACCGGGACGGCCGCCGCCGCCACCGCCGCTGCGACCCCCACCGGGGCCGCCGCGACCGCCACCGCCGCCGGCCGGGGCCGGACGCGAGGACGGCATGTTCATCGGGCTGGGGCGCGGACCGGGACGCGGAGCGCCGCCCGCGGCACCGCCACCGGGACGCGGGCCACCGGCACCGGCGCCACCGCCGGGACGCGGGGCCTGCGGACGGGGCGCCTGCGGGCGCGGACCGCCGGCACCGGCACCGCCACCGGGACGCGGGCCACCGGCACCGGCGCCACCGCCGGGACGCGGGCCGCCGCCCTGCGGACCACCGGGCCGGGGGCCCGGACGCGGGGACGGCTTGGAACCCATGCCGGTCGCGGTCGACGCGAACGGGTTGTTGCCCGGGCGCGGACCGGCCGGACGCGGGCCGGGACGGGGGCCCTTGCCGGACTCGGGGCGGCCGGAGCGCTCGCCCCGCTCAGGGCGGCCACCGGGCTTCGGAGCGGCGGGCCGCTCCTGCTTGTCGGCCTTGTCGGCCTTGTCAGCCTTGGGGCCCGGACGCGGACCCGGCTTGGGGCCGGGCTTCGGCGCGCCACCGCCGGGAGCACCGGGACGGGAACCCGGCTTGGGACCGGGCTTGGGGGCGGGGCGCGACGGCGCACCGCCATCGGCCGCGGCGGGCTTCGCCGGGGCCGGGGACTCGCCGCGCGGGCGCGGCTTCGGCTCCGCCGGGCGCGGCTTGGCGCCGCCCTTCTTCTCGGCGGTGCCGTTGTTGAACGCTTCCTGAAGACGGCGGACGACGGGGGCCTCTATCGTCGAGGACGCCGACCGTACGAATTCGCCCATTTCGTTGAGCTTGGCCAGCACGGCCTTGCTCTCTACTCCGAACTCCTTCGCGAGCTCATATACCCGGACCTTCGCCACTGCTCTCCTCTATCTCGGTCCGGGACATGGGCTTGTGCCGGACCGTCGCTAGCTTGACGTACTCATCGCTGCGTACTCATCGAGCGCTCATCGCAATCTCGACCCGCTTCCTCGTCGTTACACAACAATGGGTCAGAGCCTGCCGACAGGCATGCCGACATGACTCGACCCGCCACCCGACGGTGAGTACAACCATCGCGGCGACGCGATCATTCCAACCCTATCGGTCTATCGTGCCCCGCTCCAACGCGATTCCTCGGCGAAGAAGGCGGCGACACGCGAGGTGTCCAACCGGCCCGCGGCCCGGAAGGCACGCGGCCAGGCTCTCCTCCGCTCTGCCGACTCCCAGCACCGGGGGTCGGGATGGAGGTAGGCGCCCCGGCCCGGATGGCGGCCCATGGGGTCGGGTATCACCGCGCCGCCATCGGCCACCAGCCGCACCAGGTCGGACTGGGCCGCCCGAGAACGGCAACCCACGCACATCCGTACAGGGTACGACCGATCGTGCTCGCTCAGTCTATCGCGGCGAGGCATCGGCTTGTCCGCTGGGACGGTCGGTTCCGTCGTCCGCGGCACCCTGCGGACCGCCCGCTTCGGCCCCGGAGTCGCCCTCCGCGGGCTCGGCGTCGGAGCGGATGTCGATGCGCCAGCCGGTGAGCCGCGCGGCCAGGCGGGCGTTCTGCCCCTCCTTGCCGATCGCCAGCGACTGCTGGTAGTCGGGGACGGTGACCCGGGCGACCTTGGCCGCCGCGTCGAGCACCTCGACCTGGTTGACGCGCGCCGGGGACAGCGCGTTGCCGACGAACACGGCGGGGTCCTCGGAGTAGTCGACGATGTCGATCTTCTCTCCGTGGAGCTCCGCCATGACGTTGCGCACGCGGCTGCCCAGCGGGCCGATGCAGGCCCCCTTGGCGTTGACGCCCGCCTTGTTGGACTTCACCGCCATCTTGGTGCGGTGCCCGGCCTCCCGGGCGATCGCCGCGATCTCGACGGTGCCGTCGGCGATCTCCGGCACCTCCAGCTCGAACAGCTTGCGCACCAGGTTGGGGTGGGTCCGGGACAGGGTCACCGACGGCCCGCGGTGGCCCTTGCGGACCTGCACGACATAGGCGCGCAGGCGCTCGCCGTGGTCGTAGGACTCTCCGGGGACCTGCTCCTGGGGCGGCAGGATGGCCTCGATCTTGCCGAGGTCGACCAGCACGTTGCGCGGGTCCTTCCCCTGCTGGATCAGGCCCGAGACGATCTCGTTCTCCCGCCCGGCGAACTCACCGAGGGTCAGCTCGTCCTCGGCGTCGCGCAGCCGCTGCAGGATGACCTGCTTGGCGGTGGACGTCGCGATCCGGCCGAACCCGGTGGGGGTGGCGTCGTACTCCCGGACGACGGTGCCGTCCTCATCGGTCTCGGAGGCCCACACCGTGACGTGCCCGGTGGCGCGGTCCAGCTCCACGCGCGCGGGGATCTCCGTGCCCTCCTGGCGGTGGTACGCGATCAGCAGGGCGTCCTCGATCGCCTTGACGACGAGATCCACCGAGATGTCCTTCTCGCGCTCCAAGCTGCGCAGGACACTCATATCGATATCCACGAGGCTCCCCCTCTAGTCCGCCGCGTCAGCGTCGGCGCCGCGGCGGAATTCCACCTGGACCTTGCCGCGCACCAGGTCAGCGTAGCCATAGTGGTGGCTCTGGCCCGAGACGTCCAGGGTGACGCCGGATTCGTCGGCGCCGGTCAGACGGCCCTGGACCTCACCGCCCTCGGCGAGTCGGGCCTGCACCAGGCGGCCGCGAGCGCGGCGCCAGTGCCGGGGCTGAGTGAGCGGCCGGTCCACACCGGGGGAGGTCACTTCGAGCACATAGGGGGCCTTGCCCATGACGTCGGTGGCGTCGAGCGCGGCGGAGATGTCCTGCGTGACGGCCCCGACCGAGTCGAGGTCGACACCGTCGTCGGAGTCGACGACGACCCGCAGCAGGCGCCGTTTGCCCGCCGGAGTCACCTCGACATCCTCCAGATCCAGGCCGGCGTCGGCCAGGACCGGCTCCAGCAGCTCGGCGAGACGGTCGCGGCGAGCCTGCGCCCCCATCTGTGATCCTCCTCGGCGAATTCCACCCGCGCTCCTCCGCGAGGACGGGGCGGTCCAGCTCTTGACATAAGTTGTCCGCACGTCGCGACGACGGCGGTTTGGGATCAAGCCTATCCACAGTCCGTGTCTCCCCAGGCCCCTCCGCACCGCGAACGCACGTGCATCTTCCAGTGTGGCCGCACGGGCCGGGATTGCGCGAATGGCGCGCCCGCCGTGGAAAGATGGACGCCTGATCATCGGGATGACCATTCGAAAGAGTGAGGAGCAGGGGCTTGGGCCAGGATGACGGAGCCGTCAGCCGACGCACGGTCGTCATCGGCGCGGTCGTCGGCCTGGTGGGCCTCGGACTGGCCGGCTGCCAGGGGCCGCGCTGGTATCCCGGCGAGGTCGGTCCGGATGAGTACGTGCTGCGGGCGGTGATCACCGAGAAGGAGCGGATGATCGCCCGCTACGAGGCGGCGGTGTCCGCCGGTTCGGGCCCCGCGGACCTGCTCCAGCGGCTGCTCGATGACCACCGCGGCCACCTGGACGCGCTGCGGGAGAGGCTCCCGGACTCCGACGGGGAGGACGCGCGGCCCGGTGAACCCGCCGCCTCGCCCTCCCCCGCACCGGCCCCCGTCCCCCGGGAGGGGGTCGCGGCGGACGCGCTGCGCGTGGCGGAATGGGGCGCCGCGGACGCTCGGGTGCGCCAGGCGGCCAAGGTGTCGGACTCCGGCCTGGCCCAGCTGATCGCCTCCGTCGGCGCCTGTGAACTCGGACACGCACACCTGCTCGCGGAGGCCTAGCCACGACATGAGCGCATCAACCGACGAGCAGCGGGAATTCACCGACACCGGCGCGCTGCGGCTCGCCCTGCGCGCGGAGCACGCCGCCGTCTACGGCTACGCGTTCATCGGCGCGCACTGCGCCGACGCCCGGCGCGACCGCGCCTACGCGCACTTCGACGCCCACCGGGCCCAGCGTGACGCCCTGCGGTCGCTGCTGGTGGAGCACGGGGCCGAGCCCGACGCGGCCGAGCCGTCCTACGGCCTGCCCGGCTCGACCGACGACGCCGACCTGGACGCGTTCGCCCGGGACATGGAGGAGCGGACCGCCCAGGGCTATCTGGAGCTGGCCGCCGCCTCCGACCCGGTCCTGCGCGACCTCGCGGCACGCTCCCTGCAGGCCGCCACCGTGCGCGGCCTGCAGTGGGGCGGAACGCTCACGCCCTTCCCGGGCTACAGGGCCGACCGGAGCCCGGACGCCGATACGGCCGATACGGCCGATACGGCCGATACGGAGGAGTAGCCGCCCCGCGATGGTCACGGCGACGGGTGGCGAGAACCGGACGGAACCGACACCCATGCCATGACCACCGCGCGGAGGTCAGGAGCCCGCGACGGCGGCGGTGACCCGGTCGACCGCGGTGTCCAGGGTGATCTCCGCACGTTCGCCGGTGGCACGGTCGCGCAGTTCCACGACGCCCTGGGCCAGGCCCTTGCCGACGATCACGGCGGTGGGGATGCCCAGCAGCTCGGCGTCGGTGAACTTCACCCCCGGGGAGACGCCCTTGCGGTCGTCGACGAGCACCCGTACTCCCCTGGCCTCCAGCTCTCCGGCGATGCGCAGGGCGACCTCGATCTGCTCGCCCTTACCGGTGCCGACCACGTGCACGTCGGCCGGGGCGATCTCCCGCGGCCAGACGATGCCCTTGTCGTCGTGGGACTGCTCGGCGATGGCGGCGACGGCACGGGAGATACCGATGCCGTAGGAGCCCATGGTGATGCGCTTGGGCTTGCCGTCGGGACCGAGGGCGTCGACCTCGAAGGCGTCGGTGTACTTGCGGCCGAGCTGGAACACGTGGCCGATCTCGATGCCGCGGGCGGTGTAGAGGGTGCCCTGCCCGTCGGGCGAGGGGTCGCCGTCGCGGACGTCGGCGACGTCGATGGTGCCGTCCGGGGTGAAGTCGCGCCCGCAGACGAGGTTCATGACGTGGTGGTCGGCCTTGTCGGCGCCGGTGATCCAGCGGGTGCCTTCGGCGACACGCGGGTCCACCAGGTAGCGGAGCTTGTTGGCGAGCAGGGCGTTGGGGCCGACGTAGCCCTTGACCAGGAACGGGTTGGCGGCGAAGTCCTCGTCGTCGACCATGGCGACCTCGGCGGGTTCGAGGGCCGCCTCCAGCCGCTTGACGTCGACCTCGCGGTCACCGGGCACCCCGATGCCCATGATCTCCCAGTCCTCGGTGCCGGGGAGGCGGACCTTGAGGAGGACGTTCTTCAGCGTGTCGGCGGCGGTGACGGTGCGGTCCACCAGGCCGGAGGCGTTGAAGAAGTCGACCAGGGTCGCGATGGTCGGGGTGTCGGGCGTGTGGTGCACCACGGCCTCCGGCTGCCCCTCGACGGGGAGGGGGGGCGGAGCGGGGACGCGCACGGCCTCGACGTTGGCGGCGTAGTCGGACCCGGTGCTGCGGACGAAGGTGTCCTCACCGGTGGGTGCCTCGGCGAGGAACTCCTCGGAGGCCGAGCCGCCCATGGCGCCGGAGGTGGCGGCCACGATCACGTACTTCAGGCCGAGGCGGTCGAAGATCCTGATGTAGGCGTCGCGGTGCGCGTCGTAGGAGGCCTGCAGCCCCTCGTCATCGATGTCGAAGGAGTAGGAGTCCTTCATGTGGAACTCGCGGCCGCGCAGGATCCCGGCCCGGGGGCGGGCCTCGTCGCGGAACTTCTCCTGGATCTGGTAGAGGACCACCGGGAAGTCCTTGTAGGACGAGTACTCGCCCTTGACCAGGGTGGTGAACACCTCTTCGTGGGTGGGGCCGAGGAGGTAGTCGGCGCCCTTGCGGTCGACCAGGCGGAAGAGGGTGTCGCCGTACTCGGTCCAGCGCCCGGTGGCCTCGTAGTACTCGCGCGGCAGCAGCGCGGGCAGCAGCAGCTCCTGGCCGCCGATGCGGTTCATCTCCTCGCGGACCACCTCGGCGACGTTGTCCAGCACGATCTTGCCGAGCGGCAGCCAGGAGTAGATCCCCGGCGCGGCGCGGCGCACGTACCCGCCGCGGACCAGCAGCTTGTGGCTCGGCACCTCGGCGTCCGCCGGGTCCTCACGCAGGGTGCGCAGGAACAGGGTCGACATCCGCAGTAGCACGGCCACTCCTCGGTAGTGATGGGGAAAACGCTGCGGCTCAAAGCGCGACGTCCTTGAGCGGTGGAGAACCAGGCTAGCGGCCCTGCGGCGTGCTCACAGCCCGGCCGACGCCCCGGGCGGCGGACGGCACGGTGTGCGGCCCTATTCTCAGCGGGGCAGGCCGCTGCTACGCTACCAAGCGAACGCTTGGTTGATATCGCCATCGGAGGCGTGCATGCCGTCGCTTCGCGTCAGCCTGGGGTACGAGGTCGAGGTCCGCGGCCGCACGAAGGACGTGGAGAAGCGCGCGTTCGACGGCGCCGTCGCCCAGGCGGAGCTGGCGGACGACCTCGGGTACGAGGCCGTGTGGTTCGTCGAACACCACTTCACGCGGGGGTTCTCGCATTCGTCCGCGCCGGACCTGATCCTCGCGGCGATC
This window contains:
- a CDS encoding proline--tRNA ligase; the encoded protein is MLLRMSTLFLRTLREDPADAEVPSHKLLVRGGYVRRAAPGIYSWLPLGKIVLDNVAEVVREEMNRIGGQELLLPALLPREYYEATGRWTEYGDTLFRLVDRKGADYLLGPTHEEVFTTLVKGEYSSYKDFPVVLYQIQEKFRDEARPRAGILRGREFHMKDSYSFDIDDEGLQASYDAHRDAYIRIFDRLGLKYVIVAATSGAMGGSASEEFLAEAPTGEDTFVRSTGSDYAANVEAVRVPAPPPLPVEGQPEAVVHHTPDTPTIATLVDFFNASGLVDRTVTAADTLKNVLLKVRLPGTEDWEIMGIGVPGDREVDVKRLEAALEPAEVAMVDDEDFAANPFLVKGYVGPNALLANKLRYLVDPRVAEGTRWITGADKADHHVMNLVCGRDFTPDGTIDVADVRDGDPSPDGQGTLYTARGIEIGHVFQLGRKYTDAFEVDALGPDGKPKRITMGSYGIGISRAVAAIAEQSHDDKGIVWPREIAPADVHVVGTGKGEQIEVALRIAGELEARGVRVLVDDRKGVSPGVKFTDAELLGIPTAVIVGKGLAQGVVELRDRATGERAEITLDTAVDRVTAAVAGS